One Glycine max cultivar Williams 82 chromosome 1, Glycine_max_v4.0, whole genome shotgun sequence genomic window, GAACTTTATGAGCAAGATATTAACACATCTTGTTTTGACTTCCCGAATCTTTCAATTCCTGTCTGCTTGAAGATAAGAATGTAAGGCCACATGTGGTTCTTAGATGACaggttttataatttattatgttctaaactaaattccataaaaaaaaatctcctcAAGTAATTCGTGGGAGTTTCAATTACTGAGACTTTTGGTAATATGCCAAGATTTTATGCACCTTTTTATGGTGCAAATACAATCTAAGATAAATGATCTGGCTCATGGGAGAATTGGCGATTATGGTTATGAGGACCTTCTACTAAAATCCAAAGATGTACATTATATATTGCAAGCTTATATCCACCTTTTCTTTTTACAGCTATGGTGTTTTTATGAGTGCTTCTGAGGATGAAACGGGCATTTTAGATTCCATTGAGGAGAAAATTGCCAAAGCAACAAAAATACCAAGGACTCATGGAGAGGTAACATCCCTATTTAGCTGGCTGTCTCGCTCTGCAAAAAGGGCATTTTGAAAAAGCTTGTTAATCTGATTCACtaaaaagatttttcttatgttttttgcTTTAGCTAGTCCATTGTTTGAATCTGTATCtgtaataaaaagttaaaaactgtTAATTTACAGTTTTTCATTTCTAGTAAAACTAGCATCATCCATTACTTCTGCAAAGCAGTTATTCTAGGGGAAGAGAAAAGGCTTTTTGCACAAGTGGCCAATGGAACCCTTATTATAATTGGTCTCTACTCTATATTTTCTTTGTTCTAACTGCCACTTTTTCCCTTTTGGTGTCAGTTTCTATATTTTCTGCAAAACTTGttctttgttttcatctttCCCCTTAGTCGCTTAAGTCAGAGAAAATACTACTACAACGTGTTTATACAGCaccaaattgtttctttaataGGCGCACACTAGTACTTTTACATAACCTTATTTACCTTTGAATGCTCTAGAATAATGCTTCGTGAATGTTAAATTGTTACTTGCCTTACTTCTGTTGTACCATTTTCCCCACACAAAATAGAAAAGATTGGGTGCTTTTGTTGGATCATAATCCAGTTCATGAAGGTAAAGGAATGTTAGCTTAATGTGGGAAATGAAGCAGAGTAGAGACTACTAAGGGAGTTTGTAGTGTTTAGTTGGATTGATCCTTTCCTGTTTCAGTATTTAACCGGTGGTCCCTTTTGTTGAGGTTCCAGTTATTATTGCTTGATGTAGAAGAGATCTATTAACTGTGAACAATGTTCAACATAAAAACAATCATGCGATTCACATTTTCCCCTTTTTCctatgataatattaatatctGTCCAGTATCAAGAGATCATTTTAATACCATAGGTTCCTATTACATGAAAGACCTGTCTGTTGATGGAAATGGTACATTAAAATTAACACACATTGGTGGGGATGGGCTAATTGAAATTCAGAGAATCTTTTTGTAAATCTGTACCATTTCGAACGGTGAATTTGTTCTTCATGGTTGGCTGTTTGATGCCTATGAGGTTTGATTTCGTACATTTTGTACAAACGAATCTTTCATGGTTCAACGACACATTTGTGTTGCCACTGACATGATAGGAGTGATATGAGTTGGCGTCTTCTTAATTCTTTCCTTCCCTAACAAAGTTATACTAGTTCTCATGTTGCTAGTGAATTTGGACTAAATTTTCTATGTTGTCTTCTATATTTTCATGGCCCAAACCACCAGTTGTCACtgatattgaaataaaataataaaataataaataaaaataaggtcACCAATGCTGAGAAAATAACATCACCTACTACgattttggaaaattttaatatccaattttacttttgattaGTTGCAATCAAAACTTCTATGTAGGCTAGAACTATTGTTTAGAGCTGTTGCCTTCACCTTTAATTAACCGTAATAcattttttactaaaagaaaggggaaaacaaCTTTTAATACCTTTAAAGCCAATGTTCTTGTACATTTAGACTACAAATTATATTAGCTTTCCTATCTGAGCTAAATTATCTGCAACTACGGTGCCATTTTATGTTGTTGAATTTGTAAATCTTTTACTTTTAGGGTGATTCTAAAGTATCTGAGAAATAACCAATGTTTCAGGCATTTAATATTCTACGCTATGAGGTTGGACAAAAATACAGTCCTCATTATGATGCATTTGATGAGGCAGAATTTGGCCCACTGCAGAGCCAAAGAGTACGTCTAAAGTTAAACTCGTACATGCTTATTTTCAAGCTGTTATGAGGATAGTTGTTCGCGAACTAGGACCGACAACAATGGCACATGATTTGTCATTTTCTACCAAGTTTGGTATTCATCCAAGGCTACTTAACGGGGGATTGAATATAAAAGAGTTAATACTTATGTTAAATTGTACTCTTGTCTCGTAAAAGACGTTTAAAGtgtaataagttttaaaattggACAAGACTCAATGTTGTTTCATAGGTAATTTTCGTgttgtttctaaataaaaatacaccAAGAATTGTAGTtcgttaataaaaatataagagaagTATCAAAAGTATTTGTAGAATAGCACCTTTGttgatgaaaagaaaggaacatATTCATTATCGAAAAccgaaaaaaagaaaggaacttacttttttttttaaaagaaagctTTTGTAGAATAGCACCTTTGTTGATGAAGGATAGAGTGAATATGGAAACAGATAATGATTAATGAAGTATCCTATCCAAACCCGTTGGAGCTGTTCCTATTTCTAGTTACCTAATTCGACTCAAATTGCTTATACTTATCTCCATCTCATATTTTAGTATTAAATCGCTTTTTTGCTTTATATTATTGGCTCTTGAACTTGCATATAAGTTTAATAAGTTCGATTCTTAACTAAGTTCCATGCAGGCAGCTTCTTTTTTGCTGTATTTAACTGATGTTCCAGAAGGTGGGGAGACCTTGTTTCCGTATGAGGTAAGACCAAGTTTGTCGTTAGATTTTTATTCATGCACTTTGCATTTTTCCAAGGTAATTAACGCATTATTTTCGGCAGAATGGATTCAACAGGGATGGTAGCTATGATTTTGAGGACTGTATCGGTTTAAGAGTAAGACCACGCAAGGGGGATGGACTtctattttattcattattacCTAATGGTACTATTGATCaggttagtgtttttttttttcttcttctatcaaTTATCGTTATCATCATTTTTAACTCATTCAATCACAAGCGAACAAGATAGCAGTTTTGAGGTACCGAAAAATCCTTTCTTcgcttctatatatatatatatatagcttctAAAGGAGGAGAATATACAAAGATGTTAGCCTTCATCGTTGACATTGAAATTTATGGCCTTTATTCGGTatttttgaagattaatttCTTATCTTCTATCTATTAatcaagttaatattttttaatccgtGAAAATTGAAGACAATATTAGaggatttataataataactcaCTCACTGGTTCAACCAATTAAGTTAGATCCACTTAACTATTAATCAAGTTAATATAAGATAGAAAAAGGTTAAATTCctttccaaaaagaaagaggttAAATTGATAAACTAACTTTTGATTTTGACAGAAAACTTGATGAGAGCATATAACAGTGAAATATTTCtcttatataacattaaataacaaacttataaatagaattttgtataaaattttagaatataGAATTGGCATTAAGACCAAAACATGATGAGAGCATACCAGTTAACTAACTACGGGTGTTAACCTAACACATTATATAAGTTAATTACTTTATGTCAAATGTGAATTTAATTTCTCTAATTCTCTGGATAACTTACGACGGCTGTAATATTCTGATTATTTTTTGGCTAAATTTTAAGACATTCTGAACTGGATGCGCTCAGCTCAACCGCTCATTATTTGGCCATCTTTCTATGTGTACTTTGGCAGACATCAGTCCATGGAAGCTGCCCCGTCATAAAAGGAGAGAAGTGGGTGGCAACAAAGTGGATAAGGGATCAAGTGCTGGACGATTAGATGAATGCTACCTGCAATTGACTTTCAAATTCTTACACCACCAGTAGCAGTATTCATGTCACTTTAATAGCCATTAAGATTTTTGAGCTAAAATGTTTATCGCATGGTGAATAATCGGGGCCAAAATTTCATTAGATACGGAAATTGTGAAACAAGGGCTGGACAGTGCACATTTAGATAGGATACGGTGTTTAGATAGGATACGGTTAAATCACAGTCAATAAACATTTCTAGAGGGTGTTGGTAGGTGCACTTTCTAGGGTGTTGGTAGGTGCACCAGAGACATGTACATcagcattaaaataaaattataaaaatatccttaataaattataaaaatatccttaagtgttttttattttcttttaagtaaatttttttatataagttatGAATTGATTAATCCGTAAGTTTTATGTAACTCACATATTGATTAATTCGTATGAGTTATatggatttttaattttttttacttaaaagaaatattaattttttgaattttttaaaattataaatatgttaatatgattgttaaaaaagaaacaataactatttaaaaataaaaaaaattaatatatttacaattaaaaaaacaaatactatttaaaataatttatttttatttaaaaaataaacaataactatttacaaacaaaaaaataatacatatatatttaacaaaataactatttaaaaacaaaaaatcaaaataatatttttataaataaaaaacatttactattaaaaaaataatttataaataaattaaaaaaaacataaagattAACTAATCTGTATTCCGTATAACTCATACAAATTAGATAATCTGTATGTGTTACACGGATTAATTAATCCGTATAACTCATACAGATTAGATAATCTGAATGTGTTACATGGATACCAAACGCAATCCTaaaccatgaaaaaaaaaacattaccttAACTGTGAAAAAGCACAACGGCCTGAATGAAACCAATGGAGGCTGACAATGATGACGGTGCGGCAACGATAACACAAAGACAGAGGAGGAACAAGCTGCATTGCGATGAAAGTATGTACGGAATGCGTGAGGGAGagggtttttaaaatttaagtgaaaaGTATTTTTACCACTTCACTTAAATTGTTGGGTACACAAGCAATATTGTCGAAGATACCTAGCAACAGCCACATTTCCTTAAGGAGCCCCGTCATTCAAAAGTCAATTGTTAAAGATTTTCTAGAAACTTGGACTAAAATGTTTTTGAGTAGTAACCTTGTATTTGATATACCTTAGATCTTTAATCTCTACATATCACAAATGAAGAGATGAGAGAAATGCTTCTCTTAACAATACTTTTTCTAACAGTTTTGATTACGACTGAAATTTATTAAGATTCAAAATATCATATGcgaaaatcattaaataaaatgtaaaatcaaAGTTATAACAGATTTTCAATTCAAAACGTTGATTTCATACGAAGAGGAATGCTAATAACATTCCGACATACATACATTAACATATTCTATCCTAGTTGATAAGTACATAGAATTCAGCGGTACTtcacttaataaaaaataagactcGTATCCTTTAGCATACCCCACGTTACaggaattttatttaattttatctgaGTGGAGATGGGAGAATGTATCAGAAAAAACACGTTAGCATTTCTCTTCGTctgaaacaaataatttattcagCTTAAATTCTATAAAGAAAACAAGCAGCCTATTTATGATTGGGATGCAGTTAGTGTAAGAATTTATTGATAAggcatttttaatttgat contains:
- the LOC100811904 gene encoding probable prolyl 4-hydroxylase 9 isoform X1, which translates into the protein MKTKTVKGNWRWNWRMNKLDLPSVFLICIFFFLAGFSASSLFSPSQEHEYDLRLIPRARLLEKSTHEKTEHHLLKAGDSGDDYITLIPFQVLSWYPRALYFPNFVSAEQCETIIEMARGGLKPSTLVLRKGETEESTKGIRTSYGVFMSASEDETGILDSIEEKIAKATKIPRTHGEAFNILRYEVGQKYSPHYDAFDEAEFGPLQSQRAASFLLYLTDVPEGGETLFPYENGFNRDGSYDFEDCIGLRVRPRKGDGLLFYSLLPNGTIDQTSVHGSCPVIKGEKWVATKWIRDQVLDD